From Arvicanthis niloticus isolate mArvNil1 chromosome 22, mArvNil1.pat.X, whole genome shotgun sequence, the proteins below share one genomic window:
- the Dgka gene encoding diacylglycerol kinase alpha isoform X1 — protein sequence MAKEKGLISPDDFSQLQKYIEYSTKRVSDVLKVFDDGEMSRYCQGDAIGYLGFEQFMKMYLEVEEVPHHLCWALFWSFHTSQGLATETESKASVICLSDVYCYFTLLEGGRPEDKLEFTFKLYDMDRNGMLDSTEVEKIILQMIRVAEYLDWDVSELRPILQEMMKDMDQDGSGSVSLAEWVRAGATTVPLLVLLGMDMTMKDDGNHIWRPKRFTRPVYCNLCEQSIGLGKQGLSCNLCKYIVHDHCAMKAQPCEVSTYAKSRKDIGVQSHVWVRGGCHSGRCDRCQKKIRTYHSLTGLHCVWCHLEIHDDCLQAVGPECDCGLLRDHILPPSSIYPSVLVSGQECKHKTTDDTSLCTPDAFRIEPVSNTHPLLVFINLKSGGKQGQSVLWKFQYILNPRQVFNLKDGPEPGLRFFKDVPQFRVLVCGGDGTVGWILETIDKANFPIVPPVAVLPLGTGNDLARCLRWGRGYEGENLRKTLKDIEMSKVVYLDRWLLEVIPQNNGEKSDPVPSQIINNYFSIGVDASIAHRFHLMREKYPEKFNSRMKNKLWYLEFATSESIFSTCKKLEESVTVEMCGKLLDLSNLSLEGIAVLNIPSMHGGSNLWGDTKRPHGDTCGINQALGSMAKIITDPDILKTCVPDMSDKRLEVVGIEGAIEMGQIYTRLKSAGHRLAKCSEITFQTTKTLPMQIDGEPWMQAPCTIKITHKNQMPMLMGPAPSSNNFFGFWS from the exons AGACGACTTTTCTCAGCTGCAAAAGTACATAGAAT ACTCCACCAAGAGGGTCAGTGATGTGCTGAAGGTGTTTGACGATGGTGAGATGAGCAGATATTGCCAAGGAGAT GCCATTGGGTACCTGGGATTTGAACAATTCATGAAAATGTATCTGGAAGTGGAGGAGGTTCCCCATCACCTATGCTGGGCTCTGTTTTGGTCCTTCCACACTAGTCAAGGCCTGGCTACGGAGACTGAGTCAAAAG CCAGTGTGATCTGTCTCAGTGATGTCTACTGCTACTTCACTCTCCTGGAAGGTGGCCGGCCAGAAGACAAACTAGAGT TCACCTTCAAGCTGTACGACATGGACAGAAATGGGATGCTGGACAGCACG gaagtagaaaaaatCATCCTTCAGATGATACGGGTGGCCGAATATCTAGACTGGGATGTGTCTGAGCTGAGACCG ATTCTTCAGGAGATGATGAAAGATATGGACCAGGACGGCAGCGGCTCTGTGTCCCTAGCCGAGTGGGTCCGTGCTGGGGCTACCACTGTGCCACTGCTTGTGCTTCTGGGGATGGACATG ACTATGAAAGATGACGGGAACCATATATGGAGACCCAAGAGATTCACCAGACCGGTCTACTGCAACCTGTGTGAGCAGAGCATTGGCCTTGGCAAACAGGGCCTGAGCTGTAATC tctGTAAGTACATTGTTCATGACCACTGTGCCATGAAGGCCCAGCCTTGTGAAGTCAGCACCTATGCCAAGTCTCGGAAAGACATTGGT GTCCAGTCACATGTGTGGGTTCGAGGAGGCTGTCATTCTGGGCGTTGTGACCGCTGCCAGAAAAAGATCCGGACCTACCACAGCCTAACGGGACTGCATTGTGTGTGGTGCCACCTGGAG ATCCATGATGACTGTCTACAGGCTGTGGGTCCTGAGTGTGACTGTGGGCTGCTCCGTGATCATAtcttgcctccaagttccatCTACCCCAGTGTCCTG GTATCTGGACAAGAGTGCAAACACAAGACCACAGATGATACAAGCCTGTGCACCCCTGATGCTTTTCGG ATTGAACCTGTTTCTAACACCCACCCCCTTCTAGTCTTCATCAATCTTAAGAGCGGAGGCAAGCAGGGGCAGAG TGTGCTTTGGAAGTTCCAGTACATTCTGAACCCTCGGCAGGTGTTCAACCTGAAGGACGGTCCGGAGCCAGG CCTCAGATTTTTCAAAGACGTTCCTCAGTTCCGGGTATTGGTGTGTGGTGGCGATGGCACAGTAGGCTGGATCCTAGAGACCATTG ACAAAGCCAACTTTCCCATTGTGCCTCCCGTTGCTGTGTTGCCCCTGGGCACTGGAAATGATCTGGCTCGGTGCCTACGATGGGGAAGAG GTTATGAAGGTGAGAATCTGAGAAAGACTCTCAAGGATATAGAGATGAGTAAGGTGGTATATCTCGATCGGTGGCTCCTGGAAGTGATACCCCAAAATAACGGAGAAAAGAGCGATCCAGTTCCTTCTCAAATCATCAATAACTACTTCTCCATTGGCGTG GATGCTTCAATCGCTCACCGATTCCATCTCATGAGAGAGAAATATCCTGAGAAGTTCAATAGCAG AATGAAGAACAAGCTTTGGTACTTGGAGTTTGCTACATCTGAGTCCATCTTCTCAACGTGCAAAAAGCTGGAAGAGTCTGTGACCGTTGAG ATGTGTGGGAAGCTGCTGGATCTGAGCAACCTATCCCTAGAAGGCATTGCGGTATTGAATATCCCAAGCATGCATGGTGGCTCCAACCTCTGGGGTGACACCAAGAGACCTCACGGGGATACATGTGGGATCAACCAGGCATTGGGGAGTATGGCCAAAATAATCACAGACCCGGATATCTTGAAAACCTGTGTGCCAG ACATGAGTGACAAGCGGCTGGAAGTAGTAGGAATAGAAGGTGCAATTGAGATGGGCCAGATCTATACCAGGCTCAAGAGTGCTGGGCACCGGCTGGCCAAGTGCTCCGAGATCACTTTCCA GACCACAAAAACCCTCCCTATGCAAATTGATGGGGAGCCCTGGATGCAGGCGCCCTGTACA ATCAAGATTACCCATAAGAACCAGATGCCTATGCTCATGGGTCCAGCTCCCAGCTCCAATAATTTCTTTGGCTTTTGGAGCTGA
- the Dgka gene encoding diacylglycerol kinase alpha isoform X2, producing the protein MDRNGMLDSTEVEKIILQMIRVAEYLDWDVSELRPILQEMMKDMDQDGSGSVSLAEWVRAGATTVPLLVLLGMDMTMKDDGNHIWRPKRFTRPVYCNLCEQSIGLGKQGLSCNLCKYIVHDHCAMKAQPCEVSTYAKSRKDIGVQSHVWVRGGCHSGRCDRCQKKIRTYHSLTGLHCVWCHLEIHDDCLQAVGPECDCGLLRDHILPPSSIYPSVLVSGQECKHKTTDDTSLCTPDAFRIEPVSNTHPLLVFINLKSGGKQGQSVLWKFQYILNPRQVFNLKDGPEPGLRFFKDVPQFRVLVCGGDGTVGWILETIDKANFPIVPPVAVLPLGTGNDLARCLRWGRGYEGENLRKTLKDIEMSKVVYLDRWLLEVIPQNNGEKSDPVPSQIINNYFSIGVDASIAHRFHLMREKYPEKFNSRMKNKLWYLEFATSESIFSTCKKLEESVTVEMCGKLLDLSNLSLEGIAVLNIPSMHGGSNLWGDTKRPHGDTCGINQALGSMAKIITDPDILKTCVPDMSDKRLEVVGIEGAIEMGQIYTRLKSAGHRLAKCSEITFQTTKTLPMQIDGEPWMQAPCTIKITHKNQMPMLMGPAPSSNNFFGFWS; encoded by the exons ATGGACAGAAATGGGATGCTGGACAGCACG gaagtagaaaaaatCATCCTTCAGATGATACGGGTGGCCGAATATCTAGACTGGGATGTGTCTGAGCTGAGACCG ATTCTTCAGGAGATGATGAAAGATATGGACCAGGACGGCAGCGGCTCTGTGTCCCTAGCCGAGTGGGTCCGTGCTGGGGCTACCACTGTGCCACTGCTTGTGCTTCTGGGGATGGACATG ACTATGAAAGATGACGGGAACCATATATGGAGACCCAAGAGATTCACCAGACCGGTCTACTGCAACCTGTGTGAGCAGAGCATTGGCCTTGGCAAACAGGGCCTGAGCTGTAATC tctGTAAGTACATTGTTCATGACCACTGTGCCATGAAGGCCCAGCCTTGTGAAGTCAGCACCTATGCCAAGTCTCGGAAAGACATTGGT GTCCAGTCACATGTGTGGGTTCGAGGAGGCTGTCATTCTGGGCGTTGTGACCGCTGCCAGAAAAAGATCCGGACCTACCACAGCCTAACGGGACTGCATTGTGTGTGGTGCCACCTGGAG ATCCATGATGACTGTCTACAGGCTGTGGGTCCTGAGTGTGACTGTGGGCTGCTCCGTGATCATAtcttgcctccaagttccatCTACCCCAGTGTCCTG GTATCTGGACAAGAGTGCAAACACAAGACCACAGATGATACAAGCCTGTGCACCCCTGATGCTTTTCGG ATTGAACCTGTTTCTAACACCCACCCCCTTCTAGTCTTCATCAATCTTAAGAGCGGAGGCAAGCAGGGGCAGAG TGTGCTTTGGAAGTTCCAGTACATTCTGAACCCTCGGCAGGTGTTCAACCTGAAGGACGGTCCGGAGCCAGG CCTCAGATTTTTCAAAGACGTTCCTCAGTTCCGGGTATTGGTGTGTGGTGGCGATGGCACAGTAGGCTGGATCCTAGAGACCATTG ACAAAGCCAACTTTCCCATTGTGCCTCCCGTTGCTGTGTTGCCCCTGGGCACTGGAAATGATCTGGCTCGGTGCCTACGATGGGGAAGAG GTTATGAAGGTGAGAATCTGAGAAAGACTCTCAAGGATATAGAGATGAGTAAGGTGGTATATCTCGATCGGTGGCTCCTGGAAGTGATACCCCAAAATAACGGAGAAAAGAGCGATCCAGTTCCTTCTCAAATCATCAATAACTACTTCTCCATTGGCGTG GATGCTTCAATCGCTCACCGATTCCATCTCATGAGAGAGAAATATCCTGAGAAGTTCAATAGCAG AATGAAGAACAAGCTTTGGTACTTGGAGTTTGCTACATCTGAGTCCATCTTCTCAACGTGCAAAAAGCTGGAAGAGTCTGTGACCGTTGAG ATGTGTGGGAAGCTGCTGGATCTGAGCAACCTATCCCTAGAAGGCATTGCGGTATTGAATATCCCAAGCATGCATGGTGGCTCCAACCTCTGGGGTGACACCAAGAGACCTCACGGGGATACATGTGGGATCAACCAGGCATTGGGGAGTATGGCCAAAATAATCACAGACCCGGATATCTTGAAAACCTGTGTGCCAG ACATGAGTGACAAGCGGCTGGAAGTAGTAGGAATAGAAGGTGCAATTGAGATGGGCCAGATCTATACCAGGCTCAAGAGTGCTGGGCACCGGCTGGCCAAGTGCTCCGAGATCACTTTCCA GACCACAAAAACCCTCCCTATGCAAATTGATGGGGAGCCCTGGATGCAGGCGCCCTGTACA ATCAAGATTACCCATAAGAACCAGATGCCTATGCTCATGGGTCCAGCTCCCAGCTCCAATAATTTCTTTGGCTTTTGGAGCTGA
- the Dgka gene encoding diacylglycerol kinase alpha isoform X3 → MAKEKGLISPDDFSQLQKYIEYSTKRVSDVLKVFDDGEMSRYCQGDAIGYLGFEQFMKMYLEVEEVPHHLCWALFWSFHTSQGLATETESKASVICLSDVYCYFTLLEGGRPEDKLEFTFKLYDMDRNGMLDSTEVEKIILQMIRVAEYLDWDVSELRPILQEMMKDMDQDGSGSVSLAEWVRAGATTVPLLVLLGMDMTMKDDGNHIWRPKRFTRPVYCNLCEQSIGLGKQGLSCNLCKYIVHDHCAMKAQPCEVSTYAKSRKDIGVQSHVWVRGGCHSGRCDRCQKKIRTYHSLTGLHCVWCHLEIHDDCLQAVGPECDCGLLRDHILPPSSIYPSVLVSGQECKHKTTDDTSLCTPDAFRIEPVSNTHPLLVFINLKSGGKQGQSVLWKFQYILNPRQVFNLKDGPEPGCV, encoded by the exons AGACGACTTTTCTCAGCTGCAAAAGTACATAGAAT ACTCCACCAAGAGGGTCAGTGATGTGCTGAAGGTGTTTGACGATGGTGAGATGAGCAGATATTGCCAAGGAGAT GCCATTGGGTACCTGGGATTTGAACAATTCATGAAAATGTATCTGGAAGTGGAGGAGGTTCCCCATCACCTATGCTGGGCTCTGTTTTGGTCCTTCCACACTAGTCAAGGCCTGGCTACGGAGACTGAGTCAAAAG CCAGTGTGATCTGTCTCAGTGATGTCTACTGCTACTTCACTCTCCTGGAAGGTGGCCGGCCAGAAGACAAACTAGAGT TCACCTTCAAGCTGTACGACATGGACAGAAATGGGATGCTGGACAGCACG gaagtagaaaaaatCATCCTTCAGATGATACGGGTGGCCGAATATCTAGACTGGGATGTGTCTGAGCTGAGACCG ATTCTTCAGGAGATGATGAAAGATATGGACCAGGACGGCAGCGGCTCTGTGTCCCTAGCCGAGTGGGTCCGTGCTGGGGCTACCACTGTGCCACTGCTTGTGCTTCTGGGGATGGACATG ACTATGAAAGATGACGGGAACCATATATGGAGACCCAAGAGATTCACCAGACCGGTCTACTGCAACCTGTGTGAGCAGAGCATTGGCCTTGGCAAACAGGGCCTGAGCTGTAATC tctGTAAGTACATTGTTCATGACCACTGTGCCATGAAGGCCCAGCCTTGTGAAGTCAGCACCTATGCCAAGTCTCGGAAAGACATTGGT GTCCAGTCACATGTGTGGGTTCGAGGAGGCTGTCATTCTGGGCGTTGTGACCGCTGCCAGAAAAAGATCCGGACCTACCACAGCCTAACGGGACTGCATTGTGTGTGGTGCCACCTGGAG ATCCATGATGACTGTCTACAGGCTGTGGGTCCTGAGTGTGACTGTGGGCTGCTCCGTGATCATAtcttgcctccaagttccatCTACCCCAGTGTCCTG GTATCTGGACAAGAGTGCAAACACAAGACCACAGATGATACAAGCCTGTGCACCCCTGATGCTTTTCGG ATTGAACCTGTTTCTAACACCCACCCCCTTCTAGTCTTCATCAATCTTAAGAGCGGAGGCAAGCAGGGGCAGAG TGTGCTTTGGAAGTTCCAGTACATTCTGAACCCTCGGCAGGTGTTCAACCTGAAGGACGGTCCGGAGCCAGGGTGCGTATAG